GGCTCGGACTCTCCTCCCTGACCTCAGTCCAGTTCTCTGGCTCCTCTGGGCCTCAACAgccccatctggaaaatggaacaATGCTCGCTGTCTTGGCCCCCTGAGCCGGCGCTAGAGCTAAATGTAAAGGCCATTGCCCTGGCCAGCTAAGGAGAATTCCGACGGCTGGAATTTGTTGGctctcccctctctgagcctccctgggGGCTTTAACCTGAGATGGGGTTGGAGGATAGGTTGACTAAAGGGATAACTGTGGGTGGGGGCAGTTCTGAGGATGTGCTggtggctttcatttttttttttttttaatgttcattcatttttgagagagacagagcatgaacgggggagggtcagagagagaggaagacacagaatccgaagcaggcttccaggctccgagctgtcagcacggagcccgatgcgggactcgaactcacgaaccgtgagatcatgacccgagccgaagccggatgcttaacccactgagccacccaggtgccctgtgctgGTGGCTTTAAAGAgagtggaagagaagaaaagaggcctTCCTCCTCTTGGGATTGGGGGGACCACAGGGTTGGTCTAGGGACTTCTAAAGGCCTTTGCAAAGCTGCAGAGGCAGTGCCCGCCTGGAAGGCAGATGCCACCACAGGCCCTTCCTGGCTCCGTGGGCCTCGTCCATAGCAGCGTGCAGGAGAAAAGAGCCAGCCGACTTACCGAATCCTGGTTCCTCTGCCTAACTTGCTGTGCAGCCCAGGACGAGTGACGTACCCTTTCTGAGCCTTCTATAAAATGACCAGAACAGATGTAACTCAGGGGCCTTCTGCAAAGACAGCTTGTGCTTCTAGGTGGATAAGAGAGGCAAAACCTTCCTCTTCCTTTGcagtctcttcctctctgggcGTGGGACAGGTGAAGGTCAACTCAGACGTTGCGAGCTGCTGTTTCCTTCGTTGGCACAGGGAAATTTCACGTTAAGGGAAATACAGATTTCTGGCCTCTCTTGAAAAGTTTAAAACGGGGCCCACATTCCCTCCTAACCATAAGCGGCTTCATTTCCTTCCCCTGGGTCATTTCACCCTGTTAGTTTGGGGTCAGATAGTAGCTGCAATCCTGGTTTGAGATTCCTGGAGACATTCCCGCGTGTGGCCACGAGGGGGCAGTGCAAGCCTGCAGTCGATGCTGGATCCCAGCGCGTCCAAGGCAGAGCAGATGGAACGGAGGGATGatcctcctggccctgccccaaGGAGGACCCTGCAGAGGGAGGGGATAAAGGGGAGGCCCTGGGAGCTCCACGCCCCTGGGATGCTCAGGATGCTGCCCTTTCAGGTGATCGTATACGAAATGGAGAACTTCCAGGGCAAGCGGTGCGAGCTCTCGGCTGAGTGCCCCAACCTGACGGAGAGCCTGCTGGAGAAGGTGGGCTCCATCCAAGTGGAGTCTGGGCCGTGAGTacctgggcccccagccccctcctcacaGCCCCGAGCCTTCCGGGGGTCAGGAGGTCCGGGTTCCAGGTCTAGGTCTGCTGTGGGGTCTTAGGCGACTCCCTTCCcatctctggcctcagttttcccatctgtcaaatggggataacaCTGGCACGTGCTTCAGAGAGAGTGTCTGTGAAAATGAATGGAAACGTGCatataaataacaatataataacaataataatgaggaagaggtggagaaaggagaggaattaTCTTTGGATtacctactaggtgccaggcattgtgctaagaagtttcctgagcacctacacAAAGGCTGCACATAAAACAGATTCTTTACACTATTTCCCAGGATGGTTTTCTGGCTCAGAGTCTCAGCGGCCAGTATGTTCCGGGAGCTCCTTTCATACCTGGACCAGGGATCAGTGGtagggctggagggagggctcAAGGTCGAAGGTCAGCAGCTTTGGGGGCCCTTCCCTCAGGAGACGCGGGTCCAGGCCGGTTTCCTCCTACAGGTGGCTGGCGTTCGAACGCAGGGCCTTCCGTGGCGAGCAGTTTGTCCTGGAGAAGGGGGATTACCCTCGCTGGGACGCCTGGTCCAACAGCCACCACAGCGACAGCCTCCTGTCCCTCCGGCCCCTGCACATCGTGAGTACAGCTCCTGCCCATTTGGGGGAGCTCCTAGAAGCAGGACCGGCTGGGAGCTGGGTCAGGCAGGCTCAATGCGCAAGCTTAGCTGGGGGCCAGGCTGGTACGGACCTGGCTGGGGAAGGGCCGTCTTCATTTCTGACCTAAAAGGTTGTGCGGGCTGAGAAGCAGCTGGCTATGGTCCAGTGGCCACTGGCCTGGGGACTGGGACACCAGGATTCACATCTTGACTTCGCCAGCACAGCACTGACACTTCCCTCTGTAACCCTGTTAAAATCAGGAGCCACACGGTCCAGTCCCAGACCAGCATTGTCCTTAAAGCAATGCATCCTGGAAAGTAACTTCAGAAAGTAATTACAAAGCAGCTCGGGTTCTCCACCTGCCTTCCTCAGACACCTGGAAGGGACTCGATCCACAGCGACACTCTTAAATGTtgctctgcccgccccccccccccccccccgctccaccCACCCTCCGTGGCTGCTCCAGCCCTTTCTTCTTGTCACAGTCACTGATGCTACAGTGGGAAGAAAGCTAAGAAGACCACAGTCAGAACGTGGTTTAGTCAAGAGGGAATCCTCCTGCGTTACTGATTTTTATCTCCTTCCGGcctttctgtgcctcggtttccctagCTGCTAAATGATGGGAGTTTTAATAGGAGCCCCAAGGCCCACTCTCGGCTTCATGGCTCCCTAGCTCTAAGATTCCCAAAGAGGCTGGCTCTGGAGGAACCTCCCTAGCCTCCTGTCCCTCCTGCAGGCATCTCCTGAATCGCCTCCCTCGGGCAGGGGGCGCTCGGGGGTAGGCGTTATTCTGTGGTGACTGGATTCTTTCCCATGTCTCAGAAGCCCTGTTCTGAGCGTGGGAGGGGCTGCCGGCTCACCACGTGATCTCGCCCCCAGGATGGCCCGGATCACAAGCTGCACCTGTTTGAGAACCCAGCTTTCAGCGGCCGCAAGATGGAGATAGTGGATGACGACGTGCCCAGCCTCTGGGCGCATGGCTTCCAGGACCGCGTGGCGAGCATCCGGGCCATCAACGGGACGTAAGGGACCCaaccccccactcctgcccctgccccgccctctGGCTCTAAATAGAATCTCTGTTCACTGTGTTTCCTACACAGCGGACGCTCCCTGCCTCTCCAGgcatggcggggggtggggggggtcccaTGATGGGAATGGCTAATTGTTCACCCTCCATAACCATTAGATATCCAGGAAACTTTGACTTGTAGgaagttttatctttattttttaatcaagtgaAATCTGTTGCTCTTACCTGTCCCTATCTAGGTCTTCACTCCTTTGCCAAACCTCCCCAGGCCCTTGAACTGATCCTCAggggcatttttgtttgtttgtttgtttcctttcacaGTCCTTGCCCTTCTTACCCGGGTGAGAAGTGACATAGTGGTTCTCTAGATATGACCTGAATAGTATACAGGAGAGTGCGTAGTACATCACTTCCCTCCTTCTAGGCTTAATATCTCTGTTAATGCAATCTTAGAATCATTTTCCCTTTGTCAGTGACTACATCTCTGTGGGCTTGGGATCTGGGGTTGAGCCTTAAAAGGTGCCACTCCTCCCTGATAGTAATTTATTCAACAACTTTGTGCTGAGCATTTCTATGTGTAGAATATGGGGGCAACAAGAATTACACAGCCTCTGCCCTCAAGAATTTTAGTCtgctggggagacagacaaggAGACAGGTATTCACAATTTATTGTGACCAGGATTGCGATGGGAGACTCACAGGGGCTCTCTGATTCAGCCTGGGGACGTCAGCAAGGGCTTTCTTGGAGGAGGAGACATAGAAATCGAGATGTAAAGATgaatgaaaggggagagggaTATGGATGAGGCaaggaagagtgttccaggcgTAAGGAAAAGCATGTGTAAGGGTTCAGAGACACTCCGTTTCAAGGAAAGTAGTATGAGAGAGGTTGGAGTATGGGGTGTGGAGAAGGCATGTTGAGATGTTTGGTGAAGGACCTGTGGGCAGGGTAGGGAGTTTGAATTCATCCggagggcactggggagccaggGAGGAATTTAGGCAGGCAGAGAGCGTGGTCAGATGCCGGCTTTCAAAGCCTCGGTCTggctggaggcaggaggctgACCGTCCTTACCGCAACATTGGTACCCGGCAGGTGGGTTGGCTACGA
This DNA window, taken from Neofelis nebulosa isolate mNeoNeb1 chromosome 11, mNeoNeb1.pri, whole genome shotgun sequence, encodes the following:
- the CRYBB3 gene encoding beta-crystallin B3, with the translated sequence MAEQHGAPEQAAAGKSHGGLGGSYKVIVYEMENFQGKRCELSAECPNLTESLLEKVGSIQVESGPWLAFERRAFRGEQFVLEKGDYPRWDAWSNSHHSDSLLSLRPLHIDGPDHKLHLFENPAFSGRKMEIVDDDVPSLWAHGFQDRVASIRAINGTWVGYEFPGYRGRQYVFERGEYRHWNEWDANQPQLQSVRRIRDQKWHKRGCFLSS